A part of Blastopirellula marina genomic DNA contains:
- a CDS encoding GNAT family N-acetyltransferase, producing MDRQGSEQFEIGRASPRHQGAALWLATGGRSRHVNRGRVTALLAAEKEGKISLDGLLSATNNNRVVAATWCLNQPGKIATIWGPGLISGIPDTLADELVTRSVKFAQQSGSHLVQSLVGAENPAAGEHLTRMGFRAITLLDQLHAFLDDLNVPPPTDRLSFIPCEDFRRSSFEKLVANTYDGSLDCPEVDGLRQISDVLAGYYATSSQNTAHWYTIKQGGDTVGVTILAHHTANHQLELIYFGLLPTFRRQGLGREILCFVIQQAKRLGCQSILTGVDQRNTPAMVLYHQFGFGLSDSKELYLKPLASLNVAVA from the coding sequence ATGGATAGGCAAGGTTCAGAACAATTCGAGATCGGTCGGGCATCGCCGCGACATCAAGGAGCCGCGTTATGGTTGGCCACCGGTGGTCGATCTCGGCATGTGAACCGAGGCCGAGTTACGGCCCTTCTGGCTGCGGAGAAGGAAGGGAAGATCAGCCTGGATGGTCTGCTTTCCGCGACCAATAACAATCGCGTCGTCGCCGCGACGTGGTGCCTCAATCAGCCAGGAAAGATCGCCACGATCTGGGGACCAGGATTGATCTCTGGCATACCGGACACCCTGGCGGATGAATTGGTTACACGATCGGTCAAATTTGCCCAGCAATCGGGTAGCCATCTCGTGCAGAGCCTGGTTGGTGCCGAAAACCCTGCGGCTGGCGAGCACCTGACGCGGATGGGATTTCGAGCGATCACGTTGCTCGATCAATTGCACGCATTCCTTGACGACCTGAACGTTCCTCCTCCAACCGATCGGCTCTCATTTATCCCTTGCGAAGACTTTCGCCGTTCAAGCTTCGAGAAGCTTGTGGCCAATACGTACGATGGCAGTCTCGATTGCCCCGAGGTCGACGGGCTTCGTCAGATCAGCGATGTGCTAGCCGGTTACTACGCCACCAGCAGCCAAAACACGGCCCACTGGTACACCATCAAACAGGGGGGCGATACGGTCGGGGTAACCATCTTGGCACATCACACTGCCAACCACCAGTTGGAACTAATTTATTTCGGTCTACTGCCTACGTTCCGGCGGCAAGGTCTGGGAAGAGAGATCCTTTGCTTTGTGATCCAGCAAGCGAAGCGGTTGGGCTGCCAATCGATTCTGACTGGGGTCGATCAACGCAACACGCCTGCGATGGTCCTGTACCACCAGTTTGGGTTTGGTCTGTCCGATTCCAAAGAGCTGTATCTGAAGCCGCTCGCTTCGCTCAATGTGGCCGTCGCTTGA